Proteins co-encoded in one Ziziphus jujuba cultivar Dongzao chromosome 9, ASM3175591v1 genomic window:
- the LOC107426111 gene encoding WRKY transcription factor 23: MEKREIIKMEENYNSIGSLTFGEGGGGYTLSGMFDLCEAEKSSSLGFMELLGVQDISPCLFDFPHTLTATSSSSSTLLVPSAPTIIPTPAARKDISEALNQPATPNSSSISSASSEAINEEQTKTDNQDQDEGEEEHEDHQKTKKQLKAKKTNQKRQREPRFAFMTKSEVDHLEDGYRWRKYGQKAVKNSPFPRSYYRCTSTSCNVKKRVERSFSDPSVVVTTYEGQHTHPSPVMARPSHAAAALPPASTACATTNFAMPMPTPTTISHYHHHQQNHPFLDNLTPSFNFGYQCSTNSKTNTILHERRLCNLAGPSLLADHGLLQDIIPSHMLKQE, from the exons ATGGAAAAGAGGGAAATTATTAAGATGGAGGAGAATTACAACAGCATTGGATCTTTAACATTTGGTGAAGGAGGTGGTGGTTATACTTTGTCAGGGATGTTCGACTTGTGTGAAGCCGAAAAGAGCAGCTCTTTAGGGTTTATGGAGCTGCTTGGTGTGCAGGACATAAGTCCTTGTCTTTTTGATTTTCCTCACACACTCAcagcaacatcatcatcatcctctaCACTATTAGTGCCTTCAGCGCCTACTATTATTCCTACTCCCGCTGCTAGAAAAGACATCTCCGAGGCTTTGAATCAACCCGCCACGCCTAACTCTTCGTCGATTTCATCGGCATCAAGTGAGGCAATCAATGAGGAACAGACCAAAACTGATAACCAGGACcaagatgaaggagaagaagaacatGAGGACCACCAAAAGACCAAGAAACA GTTGAAAGCAAAGAAGACAAATCAGAAGAGACAGAGAGAGCCGAGATTCGCGTTCATGACGAAGAGCGAGGTTGATCATCTGGAAGATGGGTATAGATGGAGAAAGTACGGTCAAAAAGCTGTCAAGAACAGCCCCTTTCCTAG GAGCTACTATCGTTGCACCAGCACGTCATGTAATGTGAAGAAGCGAGTAGAGAGATCGTTCAGCGACCCAAGCGTGGTGGTCACCACATATGAAGGCCAGCATACCCATCCAAGCCCAGTCATGGCTCGTCCATCTCACGCAGCAGCTGCACTACCGCCGGCCTCCACCGCATGTGCCACCACCAACTTTGCCATGCCAATGCCAACGCCCACTACTATATCTcactatcatcatcatcaacaaaatCATCCCTTTCTCGATAACTTAACACCTAGTTTTAATTTTGGTTACCAATGCTCTACTAATAGTAAGACTAATACTATTCTCCATGAGAGACGACTTTGCAACCTTGCTGGTCCTTCTTTGCTCGCAGATCATGGGCTTCTTCAAGACATTATCCCTTCCCACATGCTAAAGCAAGAGTAG